In the Flavobacterium sp. J372 genome, one interval contains:
- a CDS encoding TlpA disulfide reductase family protein: MKKLFLLPLLLVAFISCSQAQQTEFSPEVLADVMTSVDGEELTFKNILDKYKGKTVVIDVWASWCPDCIKGMPKVQALQQQFPKAVFVFLSYDKTDESWKKGIEKYRVVGEHYHIGPNMKKGAFSEGIKLDWIPRYMVVDKTGKIALFKAIEADDAKLIETLKKLK; the protein is encoded by the coding sequence ATGAAAAAATTATTTCTGCTGCCATTATTGCTGGTAGCGTTTATATCGTGCTCACAAGCGCAGCAAACTGAGTTTTCACCTGAAGTTCTTGCCGATGTAATGACATCGGTAGATGGCGAAGAACTGACTTTTAAAAATATACTTGACAAATACAAAGGCAAGACCGTTGTGATAGACGTTTGGGCGTCTTGGTGCCCTGACTGTATCAAAGGCATGCCAAAGGTGCAGGCACTGCAGCAGCAGTTCCCTAAGGCGGTTTTTGTGTTTCTTTCATATGATAAAACAGACGAGTCTTGGAAGAAAGGCATTGAGAAATACCGTGTGGTTGGCGAACATTACCACATAGGCCCGAACATGAAAAAAGGCGCTTTCTCTGAAGGTATAAAGCTTGACTGGATTCCGCGCTACATGGTAGTTGATAAAACCGGGAAAATAGCCCTGTTTAAAGCCATTGAGGCAGATGATGCCAAACTTATTGAGACACTAAAAAAACTTAAATAA
- the folP gene encoding dihydropteroate synthase, whose protein sequence is MFINCKGKLVDLNEPKVMGILNCTPDSFFDGGKYRDEDQLLTQVEKMLADGADFIDIGAYSSKPNADFVSEDEELQRIIPVVELVLQHFPETMISIDTFRAKVAESCINSGVAIINDISAGLLDAEMLTTVGRLKVPYIMMHMRGTPQTMSKLTQYNDIIKEMLFYFSQRIEAARAAGINDIIIDPGFGFAKTLEQNYFVMQNLELFSITGLPLLAGISRKSMIYKLLETSPKEALNGTTVLNTIALSKSAKILRVHDVREAKESVSILKNLAKSH, encoded by the coding sequence ATGTTTATTAACTGTAAAGGAAAGCTGGTAGATCTGAACGAACCCAAAGTAATGGGCATCTTAAACTGTACGCCTGACTCTTTTTTTGACGGTGGAAAGTATCGTGATGAAGACCAGTTGCTTACGCAAGTGGAAAAGATGCTGGCTGACGGCGCCGACTTCATAGATATCGGGGCATATTCAAGTAAGCCCAACGCAGATTTTGTAAGCGAAGATGAAGAACTGCAGCGCATTATCCCGGTGGTGGAATTGGTTTTGCAACATTTCCCTGAAACTATGATTTCCATAGATACCTTCAGAGCAAAAGTGGCCGAATCCTGCATAAACAGCGGTGTGGCAATCATTAACGACATATCTGCAGGACTGCTTGATGCAGAAATGCTCACAACCGTTGGCCGGTTGAAGGTGCCGTACATCATGATGCACATGCGTGGTACACCTCAGACAATGAGTAAGTTAACTCAGTACAATGATATAATTAAAGAGATGCTTTTTTACTTCAGCCAGCGGATTGAGGCCGCCAGGGCAGCAGGTATAAATGATATCATAATCGACCCGGGGTTTGGGTTCGCCAAAACGCTGGAACAGAACTATTTCGTAATGCAAAACCTGGAGCTGTTCAGCATAACGGGGCTGCCGCTCCTGGCCGGAATTTCAAGAAAGTCGATGATATATAAACTACTGGAAACCAGCCCTAAGGAAGCGCTGAATGGCACTACGGTTTTAAATACCATAGCTCTCTCAAAAAGCGCGAAAATATTAAGGGTTCATGATGTGAGGGAAGCGAAAGAAAGCGTTAGCATTCTAAAGAATTTAGCCAAAAGCCACTAG
- a CDS encoding BT_3928 family protein translates to MKILTQICRVLVGVLFIISGLIKLNDPVGFSFKLEEYFSANVLNLTFLIPYALAMAVAIVIFEVLLGVMLLVGFKRKFTVWSLLIMIVFFTFLTLYSAVTGKVTDCGCFGDALHLTPWESFTKDVILLVLILVIFINRRYIKKIFKKPVVYTIVAAAFVFCCFLAYHVLNHLPVIDFRAYKVGTVIREGMAVPEGAPKSEYAITFVYKVNGVEKEFTDKELDKIPADAEYVDRKEVMIKEGYVPPIHDFVLDFNGEDMTEAVLSEPKIILVISYFLEKANDKGLAKIQKFADEAKAKGYKVIGLTASGSDVIEAKKKQHGITLDYYTCDATTLKTIERADPSIVVLRNGVVAQKAHWNDLEFLQLK, encoded by the coding sequence ATGAAGATCCTTACGCAAATATGCCGTGTTCTTGTAGGTGTACTTTTTATAATTTCAGGCCTTATCAAGCTGAATGACCCTGTAGGTTTTTCTTTCAAGCTGGAGGAATATTTCAGTGCCAATGTGCTGAACCTTACATTTTTAATTCCGTATGCTTTAGCAATGGCAGTTGCAATCGTGATATTTGAAGTATTGCTTGGCGTGATGCTTTTAGTAGGCTTTAAACGCAAATTTACGGTATGGAGCCTGCTTATCATGATAGTGTTCTTTACCTTCCTTACGCTTTATTCCGCCGTTACGGGTAAGGTTACAGACTGCGGCTGTTTCGGGGATGCGCTGCACTTAACGCCTTGGGAATCATTCACTAAAGACGTTATACTGCTGGTGCTGATACTCGTAATTTTCATAAACAGGAGATACATCAAAAAGATATTCAAAAAGCCTGTGGTTTACACCATTGTTGCTGCAGCTTTTGTATTCTGCTGCTTCCTTGCGTACCATGTACTGAATCACCTGCCAGTTATTGATTTCAGGGCGTATAAAGTTGGAACTGTTATCCGCGAAGGCATGGCAGTACCAGAAGGCGCCCCGAAAAGCGAGTATGCTATAACGTTTGTTTACAAAGTAAATGGGGTGGAGAAGGAGTTTACCGACAAGGAGCTTGACAAAATACCTGCTGATGCGGAATATGTTGACCGTAAAGAAGTTATGATTAAAGAAGGCTATGTACCGCCTATACACGATTTTGTACTGGATTTCAATGGTGAAGACATGACAGAGGCCGTGCTTAGCGAGCCTAAAATAATACTTGTGATATCGTATTTTCTTGAAAAAGCTAATGATAAAGGCCTTGCCAAAATACAGAAGTTTGCCGACGAAGCTAAAGCCAAAGGCTATAAAGTGATAGGGCTTACAGCAAGTGGCAGCGACGTGATTGAAGCTAAAAAGAAACAGCACGGCATCACTCTTGATTACTACACCTGCGACGCTACCACGCTGAAAACCATTGAACGCGCCGATCCAAGCATTGTCGTGCTGCGCAATGGTGTTGTAGCCCAGAAAGCACATTGGAATGATTTGGAGTTTTTGCAACTGAAGTAA
- the glmM gene encoding phosphoglucosamine mutase produces the protein MTLIKSISGIRGTIGGKPGDNLTPVDAVKFASAYGTWLKGYANKEKLTVVIGRDARISGPMIHNLVVNTLIGLGIDVVDLGLSTTPTVEVAVPLEQADGGIILTASHNPKQWNALKLLNEKGEFLSGAEGAKILEIAEKEAFNFADVDSLGEVTSNDAFMDIHIDEVLELPLVDADLVKKAGFKVVVDGVNSSGGIIIPKLLEQMGVEVVKLYCEPNGHFPHNPEPLKEHLGDICELVVKEKAHFGIVVDPDVDRLAFISDDGEMFGEEYTLVAVADYVLSKTPGNTVSNMSSSRALRDITQKHGGSYQASAVGEVNVVELMKKTNAIIGGEGNGGIIYPELHYGRDSLVGVALFLTYLAGQNMTVSQLRASYPQYYMSKNKIELTPQIDVDAILEGMADKYKNEEISTIDGVKIDFAEEWVHLRKSNTEPIIRIYTEAQTQEKADALAVRIIDEIKAVAGI, from the coding sequence ATGACACTAATCAAATCTATTTCAGGCATCAGGGGCACCATTGGCGGCAAGCCGGGTGACAACCTTACGCCGGTTGATGCCGTAAAATTTGCCTCGGCTTACGGTACATGGCTTAAAGGCTATGCCAACAAAGAAAAACTTACCGTGGTGATAGGGCGCGATGCGCGTATCTCCGGGCCTATGATACACAACCTTGTAGTGAACACGCTTATAGGTCTTGGCATTGATGTGGTAGATCTTGGCCTTTCTACAACCCCTACGGTTGAGGTGGCCGTGCCACTTGAGCAGGCTGATGGTGGCATCATCCTCACCGCAAGCCATAACCCAAAGCAATGGAATGCGCTAAAACTGTTGAACGAAAAGGGCGAATTCCTGAGTGGGGCAGAGGGTGCAAAAATTCTGGAGATAGCTGAAAAGGAAGCGTTTAATTTTGCCGATGTGGACAGCCTGGGCGAAGTGACATCAAACGACGCATTTATGGATATACATATTGACGAGGTGTTGGAGCTTCCGCTTGTTGATGCCGACCTCGTGAAGAAAGCAGGCTTTAAAGTGGTGGTTGACGGTGTGAACTCTTCGGGCGGCATCATCATCCCGAAACTTCTGGAACAGATGGGCGTTGAGGTAGTGAAACTGTACTGCGAACCAAACGGCCATTTCCCGCATAACCCCGAGCCGCTAAAGGAACACCTGGGCGATATCTGCGAACTCGTAGTGAAAGAAAAGGCACATTTTGGCATTGTTGTTGACCCGGATGTTGACAGGCTGGCTTTCATAAGCGATGACGGCGAAATGTTTGGTGAAGAATATACGCTGGTGGCAGTGGCTGACTATGTATTGAGCAAAACGCCGGGCAATACGGTGAGCAATATGTCGTCTTCGCGTGCACTTCGCGATATTACCCAAAAGCACGGCGGCAGCTACCAGGCCAGTGCGGTGGGCGAGGTAAATGTGGTGGAACTTATGAAGAAGACTAACGCAATTATTGGCGGCGAAGGCAACGGCGGCATTATTTACCCTGAGCTGCACTACGGGCGCGACTCACTTGTAGGCGTGGCGCTGTTCTTAACCTACCTTGCCGGGCAAAACATGACGGTGAGCCAGCTGCGTGCATCTTACCCGCAATATTACATGAGCAAAAACAAGATTGAGCTTACCCCGCAGATTGATGTTGACGCGATACTTGAAGGGATGGCCGATAAATATAAAAATGAAGAAATCTCGACTATTGACGGCGTAAAAATTGACTTTGCCGAAGAGTGGGTGCACCTGCGCAAGTCGAACACCGAGCCTATCATCCGTATATATACCGAGGCGCAGACCCAGGAAAAAGCCGATGCGCTTGCGGTACGCATTATTGATGAAATAAAAGCCGTGGCAGGAATTTAG
- a CDS encoding DUF1599 domain-containing protein: MGYSPETTSAEYDKVIAVCRQLFINKMADYGSAWRILRLPSLTDQIFIKAQRIRSLQENAVRKVDEDETGEFIGIINYSIMALIAIDLGVADQPDLDVAEATRLYDEKVNITKTLMENKNHDYGEAWRDMRVSSLTDLILQKLLRVKQIEDNQGKTLVSEGIDANYQDMINYSVFALILMKKFQ, encoded by the coding sequence ATGGGTTATAGTCCCGAGACTACTTCTGCTGAATATGACAAAGTAATTGCCGTTTGCAGGCAGTTGTTTATCAATAAGATGGCCGATTACGGCAGTGCCTGGCGCATATTAAGGCTGCCCTCACTCACCGACCAGATTTTCATAAAAGCCCAGCGTATACGCAGCCTTCAGGAAAATGCTGTACGAAAGGTAGATGAAGATGAGACAGGCGAGTTCATCGGTATAATTAACTACTCGATAATGGCGCTGATTGCCATAGATTTAGGTGTTGCCGACCAGCCTGACCTTGACGTTGCAGAAGCCACGAGGCTGTATGACGAAAAAGTCAACATCACGAAAACGCTAATGGAAAACAAAAACCATGACTATGGCGAGGCATGGCGCGATATGCGGGTGAGTTCGCTTACCGACCTTATTTTGCAGAAGCTCTTACGCGTAAAACAAATTGAAGACAATCAAGGCAAAACTCTTGTAAGTGAAGGCATTGACGCCAACTACCAGGATATGATAAACTACTCGGTTTTCGCATTGATATTAATGAAAAAATTCCAATAA
- the tpiA gene encoding triose-phosphate isomerase, producing the protein MRKKIVAGNWKMNNDAAQAEALIDAIINKKPDTSTKVVIAPPFVSLQAAVAQTRGTNIIVAAQNMHQAENGAYTGEISVNMLKGINVNTVILGHSERRAYFGETNALLAEKVNTALNHNLTVIFCFGEELADRQTGSHFEVVERQLREGLFHISESDWSNIVLAYEPVWAIGTGETASPEQAQEMHEFIRTLLRNNIGSKIAEDTSILYGGSVKPDNASEIFSKPDVDGGLIGGASLKADDFVGIIKGMA; encoded by the coding sequence ATGAGAAAAAAGATTGTTGCCGGCAACTGGAAAATGAACAATGATGCCGCACAGGCAGAAGCGCTTATAGATGCGATAATCAATAAAAAGCCTGATACTTCAACAAAAGTTGTCATAGCTCCGCCGTTTGTATCGCTTCAGGCTGCAGTAGCGCAAACGAGAGGCACGAATATAATTGTAGCGGCACAGAATATGCACCAGGCAGAGAACGGCGCTTACACAGGCGAAATCTCAGTCAACATGCTGAAGGGCATCAATGTGAATACCGTTATCCTTGGCCATAGTGAGCGCAGGGCTTATTTTGGCGAGACGAATGCATTGCTGGCCGAAAAAGTAAATACCGCGCTTAACCATAACCTTACCGTAATCTTCTGCTTTGGCGAAGAATTGGCCGACAGGCAGACAGGCTCGCATTTTGAGGTGGTCGAGCGCCAGCTGCGAGAAGGCCTGTTCCATATTTCTGAGAGTGACTGGAGTAACATTGTGTTGGCGTATGAACCGGTTTGGGCTATAGGCACAGGTGAGACTGCATCACCCGAGCAGGCACAGGAAATGCATGAATTTATCAGGACATTGCTTCGCAACAACATTGGCAGCAAGATTGCAGAAGACACTTCTATACTCTACGGCGGAAGCGTAAAGCCTGACAATGCATCTGAAATTTTCTCAAAACCTGACGTTGACGGTGGCCTCATAGGTGGCGCCTCGCTTAAGGCAGATGATTTTGTAGGAATCATCAAAGGGATGGCATAA
- a CDS encoding ABC transporter permease: protein MIRYFTYKLGYALLTLFGVVTVIFLLFTVLPGDPARMMLDQNENSEQLAIIKKKYGFDQPVSKQYLYYLNDLSPVSFHSTDADSYTYLTEGKYTALQLFTVGRVTTVIKTPYLRESFQKSGKKVTQVIGDTLPNTIVLAIFAIIIAIIIGIALGVVSALYKDTWIDRTIALVSTLGMSLPSFFAAILFAWVFGFLLHRYTGLDMTGSLYEVDDFGEGSYIKWKNLILPSIVLGIRPLGVVIQLMRNSLLEVMGQDYIRTARAKGLSEVKIIRRHALKNALNPVVTAISGWFASMLAGAVFVEYIFGWNGLGKEVVDALNTLDLPVIMGSVLVIATTFVIINIMVDLIYAYLDPRIRLE, encoded by the coding sequence TTGATCAGATATTTTACATACAAACTAGGTTATGCGCTGCTTACGCTCTTTGGGGTAGTGACGGTAATATTCCTGCTGTTTACGGTGTTACCGGGCGACCCTGCGCGTATGATGCTCGACCAGAACGAGAACTCTGAGCAGCTGGCTATCATTAAGAAAAAATATGGGTTTGACCAGCCGGTTTCAAAGCAGTATTTGTATTATTTAAACGATCTGTCGCCTGTGTCTTTCCACAGCACGGATGCTGACAGTTACACTTACCTCACCGAAGGTAAATATACTGCTTTACAGTTGTTTACTGTTGGAAGGGTTACCACTGTTATAAAAACACCTTACCTGCGGGAGAGCTTCCAGAAAAGCGGAAAAAAGGTCACACAGGTTATTGGCGATACGCTGCCGAATACCATTGTTTTAGCCATCTTTGCCATCATCATTGCTATCATAATCGGGATTGCGCTGGGGGTGGTTTCGGCATTGTATAAAGACACCTGGATTGACCGCACCATTGCCCTGGTCAGCACGCTGGGCATGAGCCTGCCGTCGTTCTTCGCGGCTATATTATTTGCCTGGGTTTTCGGGTTTTTGCTGCACCGCTATACCGGTCTTGACATGACAGGCAGCCTTTATGAAGTTGATGATTTCGGTGAAGGCTCATACATCAAATGGAAAAACCTGATATTACCGTCAATTGTTTTGGGAATCAGGCCATTGGGCGTGGTGATACAGCTTATGCGAAACTCACTGCTTGAAGTTATGGGCCAGGATTATATACGCACCGCACGTGCCAAAGGCCTCAGCGAAGTTAAAATCATACGCCGCCACGCACTTAAAAATGCCTTAAACCCTGTGGTTACAGCTATTTCCGGGTGGTTTGCCTCAATGCTTGCAGGTGCAGTTTTCGTGGAATACATCTTCGGTTGGAACGGCCTCGGCAAAGAAGTAGTTGATGCCCTCAACACGCTTGACCTTCCGGTAATCATGGGTTCTGTACTGGTTATCGCTACAACATTCGTCATCATCAATATTATGGTAGACCTTATCTACGCGTATCTCGACCCAAGGATAAGGCTGGAGTAG